The following proteins are co-located in the Theropithecus gelada isolate Dixy chromosome 19, Tgel_1.0, whole genome shotgun sequence genome:
- the NLRP4 gene encoding NACHT, LRR and PYD domains-containing protein 4 → MAASFFSDFGLMWYLEELKKEEFRKFKEYLKQMTLHLELKQIPWTEVKKASREELANLLIKHYEEQQAWNITLRIFQKMDRKDLCMKVMRERTGYTQTYQAHAKRKFSRLWSSKSVTEIHLYFQEEVKQEECEHLDHLFAPKETGKQPRTVIIQGPQGIGKTTLLMKLLMAWSDNKIFRDRFLYTFYFCCRELRELPATSLADLISREWPDPAAPITEIVSQPERLLFVIDSFEELKDGLNEPDSALCDDVMEKRPVQVLLSSLLRKKMLPEASLLVAVQPVCPKELRDRVAISEIYEPRGFNESDRLVYFCCFFKDPKRAMEAFSLVRESEQLFSICQIPLLCWILCTSLKQEMQKGKDLALTCQSTTSVYSCFIFNLFTPEGAEGPTPQSQRQLKALCSLAAEGMWTDTFEFREDDLRRNGVVEADIPALLGTKVLLKYGERESSYVFLHACIQEFCAALFYLLRSHLDHPHPAVRSVQELLVANFEKTRRAHWIFLGCFLTGLLNRQEQQKLDAFFGFQLSQEIKQQLHQCLKSLGEHGDPLGQVDSLAIFYCLFEMQDPAFVKQAVNLLQKADFHIIDNADLVVSAYCLKYCSSLRKLSFSVQNVFKKEDEHSSTSDYSLVCWHHICSVLTTSGHLTEFQVQDSTLSESTFVTWCNQLRHPSCRLQRLGINNVSFSGPSGQLFEVLFYQPDLKYLSFTLTKLSRDDVRSLCDALNYPAGNVKELALVDCFLSPIDCEVLACLLTNNKKLTYLNVSCNDLDAGLPLLCEALCNPDTVLVYLMLAYCHLREQCCEYISEMLLHNKSVRYLDLGANVLKDEGLKTLCEALKRPDCRLDSLCLVKCFITVACCEDLASALISNQNLKILQIGCNEIGDMGVKLLCGALTHPNCCLEVLGLEECGLTSTCCKDLASVLTSSKTLQQLNLTLNALDYAGVVVLCEALRHPECALQVLGLRKTDFDEETQALLMAEEERNPNLTITDDCDTVTRVEK, encoded by the exons ATGGCGGCctctttcttctctgattttGGTCTTATGTGGTATCTGGAGGAGCTCAAAAAGGAGGAGTTCAGGAAATTTAAGGAATATCTCAAGCAAATGACTTTGCATCTTGAACTCAAGCAGATTCCCTGGACTGAGGTCAAAAAAGCATCCCGGGAAGAACTTGCAAACCTCTTGATCAAGCACTATGAAGAGCAACAAGCTTGGAACATAACCTTAAGAATCTTTCAAAAGATGGATAGAAAGGATCTCTGCATGAAGGTCATGAGGGAGAGAACAG GATACACACAAACCTATCAAGCTCATGCAAAGCGGAAATTCAGCCGCTTATGGTCCAGCAAGTCTGTCACTGAGATTCACCTGTacttccaggaggaagtcaaGCAAGAAGAATGTGAACATTTGGACCACCTTTTTGCTCCCAAGGAAACTGGGAAACAGCCACGTACGGTGATCATTCAAGGACCGCAAGGGATTGGAAAAACGACACTCCTGATGAAGCTGCTGATGGCCTGGTCAGACAACAAGATCTTTCGGGATAGGTTCCTGTACACTTTCTATTTCTGCTGCAGAGAGCTGAGGGAGTTGCCGGCAACGAGCTTGGCTGATCTGATTTCCAGAGAGTGGCCCGACCCCGCTGCTCCTATAACAGAGATCGTGTCTCAGCCGGAGAGACTCTTGTTTGTCATCGACAGCTTCGAAGAGTTGAAGGACGGCTTGAACGAACCCGATTCGGCCCTGTGCGACGACGTGATGGAGAAACGGCCGGTGCAGGTGCTTCTGAGCAGTTTGCTGAGGAAGAAGATGCTCCCAGAGGCCTCCCTGCTCGTGGCCGTCCAACCCGTGTGCCCGAAGGAGCTCCGGGATCGGGTGGCCATCTCAGAAATCTACGAGCCCCGGGGATTCAACGAGAGCGATCGGTTAGTGTATTTCTGCTGTTTCTTTAAAGACCCGAAAAGAGCCATGGAAGCCTTCAGTCTTGTAAGAGAAAGTGAACAACTGTTTTCCATATGCCAAATCCCGCTCCTCTGCTGGATCCTCTGTACCTCTCTGAAGCAAGAGATGCAGAAAGGAAAAGACCTGGCCCTGACCTGCCAGAGCACTACCTCTGTGTACTCCTGTTTCATCTTTAACCTGTTCACACCCGAGGGTGCCGAGGGTCCGACTCCGCAAAGCCAGCGCCAGCTGAAGGCCCTGTGCTCCCTGGCTGCAGAGGGCATGTGGACGGACACGTTTGAGTTTCGTGAAGACGACCTCCGGAGAAATGGGGTTGTTGAGGCTGACATCCCCGCGCTGCTGGGCACCAAGGTTCTCCTGAAGTACGGGGAGCGTGAGAGCTCCTACGTGTTCCTCCACGCGTGTATCCAGGAGTTCTGTGCTGCCTTGTTCTATTTGCTCAGGAGCCACCTTGATCATCCTCACCCAGCTGTGAGAAGTGTACAGGAATTGCTAGTTGCCAATTTTGAAAAAACAAGGAGAGCACATTGGATTTTTCTGGGCTGTTTTCTAACTGGCCTTTTAAATAGACAGGAACAACAGAAACTGGACGCGTTTTTTGGCTTCCAACTGTCCCAAGAGATAAAGCAGCAACTTCACCAGTGCCTGAAGAGCTTAGGGGAGCATGGCGATCCTCTGGGACAGGTGGATTCTTTGGCGATATTTTACTGTCTCTTCGAGATGCAGGATCCTGCCTTTGTAAAGCAGGCAGTGAACCTCCTCCAAAAAGCTGACTTTCATATTATTGACAACGCAGACCTGGTGGTTTCTGCCTACTGCTTAAAATACTGCTCCAGTTTGCGGAAACTCTCTTTCTCCGTTCAAAATGTCTTTAAGAAAGAGGATGAACACAGCTCTAC GTCGGATTACAGCCTTGTCTGTTGGCATCACATCTGCTCTGTGCTCACTACCAGCGggcacctcacagagttccaggtACAGGACAGCACCCTCAGCGAGTCGACCTTTGTGACCTGGTGTAACCAGCTGAGGCATCCCAGCTGTCGCCTTCAGAGGCTCGG aataaataatgtttccttttctggTCCGAGTGGTCAGCTCTTTGAGGTGCTCTTTTATCAGCCAGACTTGAAATACCTGAGCTTCACCCTCACGAAACTCTCTCGTGATGACGTCAGGTCCCTCTGTGATGCCTTGAACTACCCGGCGGGCAACGTAAAAGAGCTAGC GCTGGTAGATTGTTTCCTCTCACCCATCGATTGTGAAGTCCTTGCCTGCCTTCTAACCAACAACAAGAAGCTGACGTATCTGAATGTATCCTGCAACGACTTAGACGCAGGCTTGCCTCTTCTGTGTGAAGCTCTGTGCAACCCAGACACGGTCCTGGTGTACCTGAT GCTGGCTTACTGCCACCTCCGTGAGCAGTGCTGTGAATACATCTCTGAAATGCTTCTGCATAACAAGAGCGTGCGCTATCTAGACCTCGGCGCCAACGTCCTGAAGGACGAAGGACTGAAAACCCTCTGCGAGGCCTTGAAACGCCCAGACTGCCGCCTGGATTCGCTGTG TTTGGTAAAATGTTTTATCACTGTTGCCTGCTGTGAAGACCTCGCCTCCGCTCTCATCAGCAATCAAAACCTGAAGATTCTGCAAATTGGGTGCAATGAAATCGGAGACATGGGCGTGAAGCTGTTGTGTGGGGCTCTGACGCATCCGAATTGCTGCTTAGAGGTTCTTGG ATTGGAAGAATGTGGGTTAACGAGCACCTGTTGTAAGGATCTCGCGTCTGTTCTCACCAGCAGTAAGACCCTGCAGCAGCTCAACCTGACCTTGAACGCCTTGGACTACGCAGGGGTGGTTGTGCTCTGTGAGGCCCTGAGACACCCAGAGTGTGCCCTGCAGGTGCTCGG